The Canis lupus familiaris isolate Mischka breed German Shepherd chromosome X, alternate assembly UU_Cfam_GSD_1.0, whole genome shotgun sequence genome has a segment encoding these proteins:
- the TIMM8A gene encoding mitochondrial import inner membrane translocase subunit Tim8 A, producing MDSSSSSSAAGLGSVDPQLQHFIEVETQKQRFQQLVHQMTELCWEKCMDKPGPKLDSRAEACFVNCVERFIDTSQFILNRLEQTQKSKPVFSESLSD from the exons ATGGATTCCTCCTCGTCTTCATCCGCGGCGGGTTTGGGCTCGGTGGATCCACAGCTGCAGCATTTCATCGAGGTGGAGACTCAAAAGCAACGCTTCCAGCAACTGGTGCACCAGATGACGGAACTTTGTTGG GAGAAGTGCATGGACAAGCCTGGGCCAAAGTTGGACAGTCGGGCTGAGGCCTGTTTTGTGAACTGCGTTGAGCGCTTCATTGATACAAGCCAATTCATCTTGAATCGACTGGAACAGACCCAGAAATCCAAGCCAGTTTTCTCAGAAAGCCTTTCTGACTGA